One Verrucomicrobiia bacterium genomic region harbors:
- a CDS encoding SIMPL domain-containing protein (The SIMPL domain is named for its presence in mouse protein SIMPL (signalling molecule that associates with mouse pelle-like kinase). Bacterial member BP26, from Brucella, was shown to assemble into a channel-like structure, while YggE from E. coli has been associated with resistance to oxidative stress.) → MTRVIPFPVALVLTFYLAILVAKEAVVLKDSFFPQRMITVQGRGEVSAAPDAAVLLLTVVSEDAEAAKTQKSNSERANAVYAMLTGLGIEKKAVQTTQYNLEPVYSYIENRPPDLTGFRLSQTISVKVKDFDKMGPILAEAVKLGVNRTDGPFFEISDPELYREQARKEAFAQAKAKALSQAAAAGVKLGVLVSFQELGNNGSLPPMTRSLGVTRAGLDESKIAPPNIEPGSQDLSVVVDVVYEIR, encoded by the coding sequence ATGACACGTGTGATTCCATTTCCGGTGGCTCTTGTTTTAACATTTTATTTGGCAATTCTTGTAGCCAAAGAGGCGGTTGTTTTAAAAGATTCCTTTTTCCCACAGCGCATGATTACTGTGCAAGGACGTGGGGAAGTGTCTGCTGCGCCCGATGCCGCCGTATTACTTTTAACCGTGGTCTCAGAAGATGCAGAAGCTGCCAAAACGCAGAAAAGCAATAGTGAGAGAGCGAATGCCGTTTATGCTATGCTAACAGGTCTTGGCATTGAAAAAAAAGCGGTGCAAACGACGCAATACAATCTTGAACCGGTTTATAGTTACATTGAAAATAGACCGCCGGATTTGACTGGTTTCCGTTTGTCACAAACTATTTCAGTGAAAGTAAAAGATTTTGATAAAATGGGGCCAATTTTAGCAGAGGCGGTGAAATTGGGCGTAAATCGAACCGATGGACCTTTTTTTGAAATTAGCGATCCGGAACTTTATCGGGAGCAAGCGCGCAAGGAAGCTTTTGCTCAGGCTAAAGCCAAAGCGTTAAGCCAGGCTGCAGCAGCTGGAGTGAAATTGGGCGTATTAGTAAGCTTTCAAGAATTAGGAAATAACGGCTCTCTACCACCTATGACTCGTTCTTTAGGAGTAACGCGAGCGGGGTTGGATGAAAGTAAAATAGCGCCTCCCAATATCGAACCAGGGAGTCAAGATTTGAGCGTTGTCGTTGACGTCGTCTATGAGATTCGATAA
- a CDS encoding Dabb family protein — protein sequence MVHHCVYFKLKPSVTPEQLETILIETRISLLKIPEVMNLKTGKNVKPKSEWQFFLAFDCESMAKLEIYREHPIHIKFVKTIIEPFTEERYAEDFEMEPGKDVRYS from the coding sequence ATGGTTCATCATTGCGTCTATTTTAAATTGAAACCCTCTGTCACGCCAGAGCAGTTGGAAACTATTTTGATCGAGACTCGCATCAGTCTGCTCAAAATCCCAGAGGTTATGAATTTAAAAACGGGAAAAAATGTAAAACCCAAATCGGAATGGCAGTTTTTCCTGGCATTTGATTGCGAATCCATGGCTAAGCTGGAAATTTATCGCGAACATCCCATCCACATCAAATTTGTCAAAACTATTATCGAACCTTTTACCGAAGAGCGTTATGCGGAAGATTTCGAAATGGAGCCCGGCAAAGACGTGCGCTATAGCTAG